The Dreissena polymorpha isolate Duluth1 chromosome 4, UMN_Dpol_1.0, whole genome shotgun sequence region GGAAGTTGATGCATAATCCATTATAATATGAATGGTTGTCAGTTGAAAATGAAATCTTACTCGGGTGATGAAGTCTTGCattgttaaaacatgttaaacTGAAATGTAGAAAAGTGGTTGAAAtgtgaaattttcaatttttgtggTTTGTTGTAGAAAATTGTTTTCATGTATGAATTCCATCTTGCATGTTAATTGCAAATTTTAACCATGCTACATGCATACATTGTAGAAGATTATAAGTGAATGTGTAACATTGTAATTTAAACGCTGGAGCCTGGAAAAAAAACTAAAGACTTCTTGTTTAGTTTTTGTTTACAACTGTTTGAAATTGAGTTTTTAAATAGTACAAACAATGacacattttcaaataattagAGTACTCTGTCAGCAATGAGCTGATTGCAGTGTTTGATGATTAACTTGTATGTGCATGTTTTTAAATCTATAAATCTTAATAATGTTGTTTTCTCTTTTCAGATCTTGCCATTATACCTGTAGAATCTCAGTTAACAGTGACCATATTAATCACCTCTACAATTAACCAAACATGGAGGGATTCTCTCATATTCTCCATGTTTTGACGGTACTTTTGCTTCTGGTCATCATTTTTATCTTCAGCATTCTTGCCGGAGGATTAGGACCGGACAGAATGGCTGGATTTGACCCCTTTATCCAGTATGGACAGTGGGCAACCACGTTGCTGTACTTGTTACGGTTCCTTACTTTCATTCCTATTCCACAGGCGATTTTCAACTTTTGCGGTTTAGTGATGTACAATACTCACCCACCCAAACCAAAACTGAAGACTTCAACGCTTTTTGGCCCATTTATATGTTTTCGTGTTGTGACAAGAGGTACATTTCCTGATTtagtgaaaaaaaatattgaaaaaaatgttgaagtGTGCTCTAGGATTGGTTTGGACAATTATATTCTTGAAGTGGTCACTGACAATGTCATGAACTTAGCAAAGTCTCCAAGACATAGAGAAATTGTGGTACCAGCAAAATACCAGACCAAGAATCATACACTGTACAAAGCAAGAGCCCTGAACTACTGTTTGGAACCTGGTATTAACATGCTGACAGATAATGACTGGATTGTGCATCTGGATGAAGAAACGCTTTTAACTGAGTCATCAGTAATCGGCATTGTAAATTTTATCAATGACGGCACATATAAATTTGGACAGGGGGTGATAACGTACGCTAACGAGGAAATCGTCAGCTGGGTCACAACCCTGGCTGATCTGGTTAGAGTTGGAATGGACTACGGTATGATTAGATTCTGCCTGAAGTATCTACACAGACCTGTCTTCAGCTGGAAGGGAAGCTTTATTGTGTCAAACGCTGGAGTCGAAAAGCAGATTACCTACGACTTTGGTCTGGAAGGAAGCATTGCGGAGGACTGTTTCTTTGCACTGACTGCTTGGAAAGAAGGGCATCAGTTCGGGTTTGTAGATGGAGAAATGTGGGAGAAAAGCACATTCTCAGCCATGGACTATATTCATCAACGAAAGCGCTGGGTACAGGGTATATACAATGTGTTCTTCAGCCCACTTATACCATACCGCTACAAAGGTGGTATCACTCTCATGTTGTTATCGTGGGTTTTTATGCCATTCACTGTACCGAACATTGTGCTAGTGCCACTGTTTCCGCTGCCGATGTGGCGGTGTGTAAACGTTCTATGTGCCTTTATGGGTGCTACAATGCTTTTCTTGTTCATTTTTGGTGCTATCAAGTCATTTTCTCCACGCCGTATGGGATGGCCGAAGTATGTATTCCTCTGCTTTGTTCCAATAATAATCGTGCCAGTGTCGATGGTGTTAGAAACAATTGGTGTGGTGACTGCATTGTGTACAACCAAGAAAACATCATTCCACATTGTGGACAAACAGACCGTCTTACCAAAAACTGTATTGCCATCCACAGCTCACACTGTTCAGCATGTTTGAAAATACTTTTGTATGGCATTTGTTGGTTGTCATTTGTGTTTGGCAATGCctgttttcataaaattataCGTAAAAAGAGGGTCCCATATAGCCAGCAGTACTACAGCTAGGATTTGCAAAGAGCATGGGGTGTTATaatgtcaaaagggcactttcgagcatgtagtattttgtcaaaaaggcACTTTCCAGTGGGCGGTCGTATCCAGAAAGCTCCCTGTTgcttattaatttttatattattaatatttcttaGAATATATCATCtcaattattattaaactatgcaaataaaatgtctgttatgaggaattaattaatatcaatgtaatatgagatttataaattaaaatatgtcgaAAAAAGTAatcttgtttttaaaaataaataaaagggaAGGGTTTGTCATCCAAAGCGCAGGGCTGGGCTTCAGAAGTGCAAGGTAGGGTGCCCATCCATTTAGGCATAGCTGGAGCACTGGCTAGGATCTAATATTGCAACTACAATGTAGATGCATCCTATTTCagattcaaattcatgttttgcAGACATTGATAgagaatattctttattaaagtcAGAATTCCAATACTTTGTTGGTGAAAAGGGACCTTAATGggtgtttttttcatatttgatAATCATAACATAAAGTTCTTTATGGTGCTTCATATTAAGTGGCATTTTTTTCGTTCATTGCGTGGGGTTGCGTGCGAAACCTGCTGTATCCACTTATCATTTCTGTATGAGGTACAGTGTTTACTCACTTGATAGCCATTTCGGAACATTTGGTAATGATATGAGTCGCGTCGTGcagaaatgggtcttatgtcagaAGCTACTTAATCGGCTATAATAAAGTCAGACAAGGTTGTGTGGTCCCATATGCAGACAGCAAAGCTTCTTACCAGACTGTGCAAAGCTTCAGCTGGTCTTTAGCTATGTTTGCCACGTATAACCCGTTTAAGCATGACGTTgctcatatatatatagaataaaaCTTTACAGGTACTGCCTTATTCtttgtaattattatttgaaaAGACCCGATAAACATGTACTACAAAACAATGGTAATAACCtgcttttctgtttatcatacctctatgcccacatttttaaagaaataatattaataaatataatagaaaggACTTTTAGGGGCAGTGGATATGTACGGTGTGTTCTTGCGTTTGGAGCATTTTTGTGCTTTATATCTATAAAATGGGCATGATTTATGTattgtattgtgtgttttttgttttgaatacatgtacttaaaacacacattattattgcatttttaatgagTTTGTTCATATTTTTAATGAGTTTGTTCAAGATAAAAGGTTATTTTTAGGATGAATGTTTTAGCAGAAAGTAAATATTTTGCttattatttacatacattaatgaCTTTGTCATGCTCATGCTTGTAATCATCTGTTCTCATTTTACCTGCAATGTCTCGACGATAATTTCAGCATTAT contains the following coding sequences:
- the LOC127878445 gene encoding beta-1,4-mannosyltransferase egh-like; protein product: MEGFSHILHVLTVLLLLVIIFIFSILAGGLGPDRMAGFDPFIQYGQWATTLLYLLRFLTFIPIPQAIFNFCGLVMYNTHPPKPKLKTSTLFGPFICFRVVTRGTFPDLVKKNIEKNVEVCSRIGLDNYILEVVTDNVMNLAKSPRHREIVVPAKYQTKNHTLYKARALNYCLEPGINMLTDNDWIVHLDEETLLTESSVIGIVNFINDGTYKFGQGVITYANEEIVSWVTTLADLVRVGMDYGMIRFCLKYLHRPVFSWKGSFIVSNAGVEKQITYDFGLEGSIAEDCFFALTAWKEGHQFGFVDGEMWEKSTFSAMDYIHQRKRWVQGIYNVFFSPLIPYRYKGGITLMLLSWVFMPFTVPNIVLVPLFPLPMWRCVNVLCAFMGATMLFLFIFGAIKSFSPRRMGWPKYVFLCFVPIIIVPVSMVLETIGVVTALCTTKKTSFHIVDKQTVLPKTVLPSTAHTVQHV